In Brettanomyces bruxellensis chromosome 8, complete sequence, a genomic segment contains:
- a CDS encoding uncharacterized protein (SECRETED:SignalP(1-19)) encodes MLNSIALTAVLSLLTGVQAASYAPSSGKCPASNPLIPPGTESDAEGVLRKNTILSESEYDWILSRKEKVKPKLISFLNGLNMSDYKGDNYFDNYFENNASNYSDDPINIGLSFSGGSFRALLTGAGEMTALDSRTNFSSNATALQGLMDSSTYISGLSGGSLLVASVVFQNWTSVENILDEKKIWNFTEAPVSTSISFWTELLSEVKTKSAAGYDITLIDLFGRILSKYMFTNYADNGIDLQWSEIQDLDAFKSHEMPFPMILATGGVSSNESDFANNVWEISPYEFGSWSPFVGGFANIEYMGTSLKAGKPSNSTCTTDFDNAGLMAACSSDFFGGMSETLSEITSGNASVLSDLLEDYMGSGSGSSSFNVSSFELNALLNMVSTDRTDILFALVPNPFYESTLPSNTSDIPTNKTLKLVDGGMFNESVPLDPFLVPARAVDIVFAYDNSGLSRTDNFPDGSTLLSTRERWHNSFPDDNFYDIPDTVDDFIAKGLNTKPVFFGCNGTELVTDQIEGNDTDEFNYMKPLLVYIPNTNTTYMSNTSDVVLSYDQRSTLVKGGFEVATRFNFTKDDEFAQCIGCAILRRTEERRGLEPGEQCRKCFERYCYSSGNEKDSDLDEENLPTSLYGSISTTATYSTSNRSATATTTSSAASGSSTSTTTKSSTSKAGALRNAVFSMPTALLCLLSLII; translated from the coding sequence ATGCTTAATAGTATTGCTCTAACAGCTGTACTTTCACTTTTGACGGGAGTGCAAGCTGCAAGCTATGCACCTTCTTCAGGCAAGTGTCCAGCATCAAATCCACTCATTCCACCTGGAACTGAATCCGATGCAGAAGGTGTCTTGAGGAAGAATACTATTTTATCAGAGTCCGAGTACGACTGGATTCTCTCGAGGAAGGAGAAGGTGAAGCCAAAGTTAATCAGCTTTTTGAACGGCTTGAACATGTCTGATTACAAGGGCGACAACTACTTTGACAACTACTTCGAGAACAACGCTTCCAATTACAGCGATGACCCAATCAACATTGGACTTTCCTTTTCTGGTGGTTCTTTCAGGGCTCTTCTTACTGGTGCCGGTGAAATGACCGCTTTGGACTCCCGTACAAACTTTTCAAGCAATGCTACTGCTCTTCAGGGTTTGATGGATTCCTCAACGTACATTTCAGGACTTTCCGGTGGATCTCTATTAGTTGCATCTGTggtttttcaaaattggaCCTCTGTTGAGAACAttttggatgaaaagaagatctGGAACTTTACTGAGGCTCCAGTGAGTACGAGTATCTCTTTCTGGACCGAATTGCTTTCAGAGGTGAAGACTAAGAGTGCTGCTGGCTATGATATTACGCTTATCGATCTATTTGGAAGAATTCTCTCCAAGTACATGTTTACAAACTATGCTGATAATGGAATTGATTTACAGTGGTCGGAAATCCAGGATCTTGATGCTTTCAAGAGCCACGAGATGCCTTTTCCGATGATTTTGGCAACAGGTGGTGTTTCTTCGAATGAATCGGACTTTGCGAACAACGTGTGGGAGATCTCCCCTTACGAATTTGGTTCATGGTCACCATTCGTCGGCGGCTTTGCTAACATTGAGTATATGGGAACCTCCCTGAAAGCGGGAAAACCATCTAACTCTACATGTACTACAGACTTTGATAATGCTGGATTAATGGCTGCTTGCTCTTCCGATTTCTTTGGTGGAATGAGTGAGACCTTGTCTGAGATTACTTCTGGAAATGCAAGTGTTCTTTCGGACCTTTTGGAAGATTACATGGGCTCAGGAAGTGGATCCAGCTCATTTAATGTTTCATCTTTCGAGTTGAACGCTTTGTTAAACATGGTGAGCACTGACAGAACAGATATTTTGTTTGCCTTGGTTCCAAATCCCTTCTATGAGTCAACATTGCCATCAAACACCTCCGACATCCCAACTAACAAGACATTGAAGTTGGTCGACGGTGGTATGTTCAACGAATCAGTCCCATTGGATCCATTTTTGGTTCCTGCCAGAGCTGTTGACATTGTGTTTGCATATGATAACAGTGGACTTTCAAGAACTGACAACTTCCCAGATGGATCCACCTTGCTCAGTACTCGTGAGAGGTGGCATAATTCCTTCCCTGATGACAACTTTTATGACATTCCAGACACTGTGGATGATTTCATTGCCAAAGGCTTGAATACAAAACCAGTTTTCTTTGGCTGTAACGGTACTGAACTTGTGACCGATCAGATTGAGGGAAATGACACGGATGAGTTCAATTACATGAAACCACTCTTGGTGTACATTCCAAACACAAATACTACATATATGTCCAACACGAGTGATGTGGTTCTTTCTTATGACCAGAGGTCAACTCTTGTTAAAGGAGGTTTCGAGGTTGCAACAAGATTCAACTTCACTAAAGATGATGAGTTTGCCCAATGCATTGGATGTGCAATCTTGAGAAGAACCGAGGAGAGAAGGGGCCTAGAGCCAGGTGAACAGTGCCGTAAATGCTTTGAGAGGTATTGTTACTCAAGCGGTAATGAAAAAGACTCCGATTTGGATGAGGAGAACTTACCAACTTCATTGTATGGCTCGATATCGACAACCGCTACTTATTCTACATCTAACCGTTCGGCcacagcaacaacaacatcaTCAGCAGCTTCTGGATCTTCGACATCAACTACAACGAAATCTTCCACTTCTAAAGCAGGTGCTCTTAGAAATGCTGTCTTTTCTATGCCAACAGCATTATTATGCCTTCTTTCCTTGATCATATGA